The Haloplanus sp. GDY1 genomic sequence GGGAACGGAGGTCGACCTCGGGGAGGTGTTGCGCGACGCCCTCGGCGCCATCGGCAGCGCCGGCGGCCACGCCGACATGGCGGGCGCCCAGATTCCGCTCGGCATCCTCGGCTCCGTCGACGAGGAGTCGACCGACTCGCTGCAGCGGGTGGTCGACGAGGTGATCGCCGAACGAGTGTTCGAGGTGCTGGAGAACCCCCCGAGCGCCCCGCGCCGCGACCCGACCGCCGCCGACATCGCCTTCGAGTTCCCCCTGGCCGACGAGGGCTGACTGCCGTCGGGCCGCGACGACCACCCTTTTGAGAGTCGGCCGCGTACGACGGGCCGATGGCCGACAACGCGACCGTCGAGGAGTACATGACCCGTGACGTGGCGACCGTCTCGCCCGACGATTCGGTCGCCGAGGTGTCGCGGCGGATCGTCGAGAGCGACGGCCACACCGGCTTCCCGGTGACCGACGGCCGGCAGGTCGAGGGGTTCATCAGCGCCCGTGACCTACTGCTCGCCGACGACGACGCGCTGGTGTTCACCGTGATGTCCGACGACCTCGTGGTCGCACATCCGGAGATGAAGGTCAACGACGCCGCGCGGGTGATCCTCCGCTCGGGCATCCAGAAACTGCCAGTCGTCGACGACGCGGGCAACCTCGTCGGCATCATCTCGAACACGGACGTCATCCGGAGTCAGATCGAGCGGGCGACGCCCAAGAAGGTCGACAAACTCCTGCACACGCTGGAGGAGATTCACGACATCGACGCCGCGGAGGAGCGGCGACGGGTCGAACTGGCCGACCTCACGCCGACGCAGGCGCGGGTCTACGCCGACGAGTTACAGGGCCGGAGCTACGAACTCGAACACGGGCTGGCCGAACCGCTGGTCGTCATCGACAACGACGGCACGCTCCTCCTCGCCGACGGCCACCACCGCGTCATGGCGGCGAACCGCCTCGACATCGAAGAGATGGACGCCTACGTCATCGTCATCGACGCCGGGGCCGAACTCGAACTCGGGATGCAACGCACCGCCGAGAAGGAGGGCCTGGAGACCATCGACGACATCTCGGTCGTCGACTACGCGCGCCACCCGCTGATCGAGACGACCGAGCGCCTCCAGGAGGAGGACCGCTAGGCGCCGACCCCGCGATCGGTCGTCCCCTCGTCGACGGCGTCCCCGCCGTCGTCGTCGGTTCCTTCGTCGTCGGTTCCGTCGTCGTCACCGCCGTCGTCACCGTCGGTTCTGCCGTCGTCACCGTCGCTCCCGTCTTCGTCACCGTCGTCACCGTCGCTCCCGTCGTCGTCACCGTCGTCCTCTCCATCGCTCCCGTCCTCGTCCGGGCGGTCCACACCCACCAGGTCGAGTTCGGGAACCAACATGCCGAGCACCGAGAGCGAGTAGTACCGGACGAAGGTGAGGACGGGCACCTGCACGAGGAGGCTCACGACGATCAGCGCGAGGACGAACAGGATCACCAGCGGGACGACGACGACCCACACGACGTGGCCAGCGCCCCCGGCCGACAGCGCGAGGAGCAGGGCACCGCCCACGAGGGCGAACGGGATCGCCACGACAACGGCGGCGAGGAGGACGACGATGGAGACGGCGATGCTCACCGCGATGCCGAGGACGAACTTCGCGACGACGTAGAGGGCGACCTGCTTCCACTCGGCACGGATCGTCGGCCAGATGCGTCGCCAGGCGTCGACGACGCCCCGGTCCTCGACAAGCATCGTCGGCACCACGAAGTCGGTCGTCAGGCCCAGGAACACGCTCGTGGCGATGCCGACGACGACGAACAGGACGAGCAGCGGCACGAACAGGACGAGGAGTATCGGCGAGAGGCCGATCCCGCCGAGGAGGACGAGCAGGAAGGGGACGGCGAGCAGCAACAGCGTGACGAGGCCGACGGCGAGTCGGAAGGCGAACAGGCGCAGGCCGGGGCGGAACTCCTCGCTGAAGGGGCCGCGGATCGACACCTCGCGGTCGCGGAGGCCGCGAACGAGCACGAACTCCATCACGGCGCCGACGAGGCTCCACAGGAGGAAGAGCGCGACGACGAGGAGGACCAGTCCGGCGACGATGGCCACCGCCGACCCGACGTCGGGCATCGACGGCGGGGACACGTCCGACGGCATCTCGGACCCGGAGGGAACGCTCGTGTTGCCGCCGCCGGACGGGACGCCGCCGCCCACGCCGACGAAGAGGGCGATCAGCGCGAGGCGGAGCCAGCGCCCCCGATCCAGGGGGAGGAGGAGGTCTTCGGTCGCGTCACGGGCGTCCGAGAGGGCCGCGAGGGCGTACCAGGAGGGCATACCGGATACCCCGCAGTCAGGTGACAAAAATGCAGGGGGTCGTCTTCCGGCTCGGAGAACCGCCGACGCGCGGGCGACGCGACTTTATCCGAGGCCGCGGAACGGAGGGGCATGACGACGCCGTTCGAACGCCGGACTCGCCGCGCCCAGTCGCGACTGCGTGCCCTCGGCGCCGACGCCCTCGCCCTCTCGCCCGGGCGGGATCTGTACTACCTGAGCGGGGTGGACGCCGAGCGAAGCGACCGGCTCACGCTGCTCGTGGTGCCCGCGGACGGCGACCCCACGTTCGTGGTCCCCGGCCTCGAAGCCGGCCCCGTCCGGGCGGCCACGTGGGTCGACGACGTGCGCACCTGGGCCGACGAGACGGGACCCGACCCCGTCCTCGACCCGCTCCTCGATACCCTCTCGCCGTCTCGCGTCCTCCTCGCCGATCGGATGTGGGCGGCCGTCGCTCACTCCCTCCGGGAGCGGTTGCCCGAGGCCTCCTTCGGCCTCGCGAGCGAGGTGCTGGCTCCCCTCCGCCGGCGGAAGGACGACGCGGAACTCGACGCCCTCCGGGCGGCCGCCGGGGCGGCCGACGCGACGATGGAGGACGTGCGTGCCCTCGGCGTCGACGCCGTTGGGCGGACGGAGGCCGACCTCGCGGCGTTCGTCGAGGACCGACTGGCGGCACACGGCGGCACGGGCGTCGCCTTCGACACCATCGTCGCCGCGGGGCCGAACGGCGCCGACCCCCATCACGCGAGCGGCGACCGGGAGATTCGACCGGGCGACCCCGTCGTCCTCGACTTCGGGACGCGGGTGGACGGCTACGTCAGCGACCAGACCCGGACCGTCGTCTTCGACGGCGACCCGCCCGCGGCGTTCGAGGACGTCCACCGGGTCGTCCGCGAGGCCCAGGCGGCGGGGGTCGACGCCGTCGAACCCGGCGCGTCCACGGGCGCGGTGGACCGGGCCGCCCGGTCGGTCGTCGAGGCCGCGGGCTACGGCGACCGGTTCGTCCACCGGACGGGCCACGGCGTCGGCCTCGACGTCCACGAGTCGCCCGACGTCGTCGCCGGCGGCGACGTGGAACTCGAACCGGGGATGGTCTTCAGCGTCGAACCCGGCGTCTACCTCCCCGACCGCTTCGGCGTGCGGATCGAGGACCTCGTGGTCGTCACCGAGTCGGGGGCCGAGCGGCTCAACCGGACGGATCGGGGCTGGCGGCCCTGATCACCCTTCGCCGACCCCGAGTAGCGCGTCCACGTCGGCGTGATCGGTCAGCAGGTCGCCCATCACCTCGACCGTGCGCTCGTCGCGCGTGCGGCCGCTCCGGACCACCTCCTCGGCGCGTTCGAGCGTCGTGAGCGTGTCGGCCGAGCAAAGCAGGATGGGGACGCCCTTCTCGGCGGCGGTGCCGAGGACCGCCGCAGGCGGCCGTCGACCGCCCGTGAGCACCAGACACTTCACCCCGGGCGCTTCGAGCGCGGCTGTGTGGATGTCCGACCGGTCACCCCCCGTGACGACCGCGGCGTCTTTCGTCCGGCGGAAGAAGCGAAGCGCCTCCTCGCCGCTCATCGCGCCGACGAGGAACCGCTCGACGACGCCGTCGGTCGGGACGTCGGTCAGGAGTTCGGCGCCGAGTTCGCCCGCCAGGTCGGCGACGCTGACCCCCGCGAGTTCCGACTCGCGGGGCAGGACGCCCAGGACGGGAATCCCCTTCCCCTCGAGGAACGGCGCGACGAGGCTCTCCACCTCGTCGTAGGCGGCGTCGGCCACGCGGTTGAAGAGGACGCCCGCCAGCCGGTCGCCCAGCCGTCGGGCCGCAGCGAGCGTCTCGTCGACGTCCGTCGGCGTCCCGTACTCCGCGACCAGGACCACCTCGGCGTCGAGCAGTTCCGCCACGTCGGCGTCGGTCAGGTCGACGACGCCCCCGGTGGTCACGCGGCCGCCCCCCTCGACGATCACCAGGTCCCGCCCCTCGGCGACGGCGTCGAAGCCCTCGCGGACGCGCTCGCGGAGTTCGTCGGGGCGCTCCCGGCCCTCCAGCGCCGACCGGACGAACGTCGGCGAGTAGACGATGGGCTCCATCTCGTGCATCTCGTCGTCGGTGTCGAGGAGTTCGCGCGCCAGCATGGGGTCGCGGTCCAGCGTCTTGCCCACCTGGCTCTGGAGGCGCGTCCCCTTCGGTTTCATGTAGCCGACGCTCCGGCCCCGGGCCTGTGCGTGGCGGCCGAGCGCGACGGCGATGGCCGTCTTGCCTGTGCTCTCTCCGGTCGCGGTGACGAGTAGGGTGTTCATAGGTTGTCTGGATCGACGGTGAGTCTGAGGTCGACGGCCCGCACGCCGTCCGGGCGGGCGACGAGCGGGTTCACGTCGAGTTCGAGGATGGCGGGGAAGTCGGTGACGAGCTGTGAGAGGCGGCCGAGCGTCTCGGCGACGGCCGCCCTGTCGACGGGCTCGCGGCCCCGGGCGCCGGACAGGAGCGGCGAGGCCTTGATCCCGTCGAGCATCGACAGCGCCTCGGACTCGGCGAGGGGGGCGAGCCGAACCGCGGTGTCCTCCATCACCTCGACGAAGACGCCCCCGAGGCCGAAGAGGACCAGCGGCCCGAACTGCGGGTCGCGGTTCGTGCCCGCGATGGTCTCGACGCCCGACTCCATCTCGACCCGCTCTTGGACCTGCACGCCGAGTATCGTCGCGTCCGGCTGGTAGTTGCGCGCCCGGGCGACCAGGTCCTCGAAGGCGTCGTACACCTCCTCCTGTGGCACGCCGACCTTCACGCCGCCGATGTCGGACTTGTGGAGGATGTCGGGGCTGACGATCTTCATGACCACGTCGCCGTCGATCCCTTCGGCCACCTCGAGGGCGTCGACCGGCGACTCGACCACCTCGCCCGCTGGCGTCGGGATCCCGTAGGCGTCGAGCAGGGGCATGGCCTCGACGCCGAGGCGGGTCCGACCCCG encodes the following:
- a CDS encoding CBS domain-containing protein, with protein sequence MADNATVEEYMTRDVATVSPDDSVAEVSRRIVESDGHTGFPVTDGRQVEGFISARDLLLADDDALVFTVMSDDLVVAHPEMKVNDAARVILRSGIQKLPVVDDAGNLVGIISNTDVIRSQIERATPKKVDKLLHTLEEIHDIDAAEERRRVELADLTPTQARVYADELQGRSYELEHGLAEPLVVIDNDGTLLLADGHHRVMAANRLDIEEMDAYVIVIDAGAELELGMQRTAEKEGLETIDDISVVDYARHPLIETTERLQEEDR
- a CDS encoding phosphotransacetylase family protein yields the protein MNTLLVTATGESTGKTAIAVALGRHAQARGRSVGYMKPKGTRLQSQVGKTLDRDPMLARELLDTDDEMHEMEPIVYSPTFVRSALEGRERPDELRERVREGFDAVAEGRDLVIVEGGGRVTTGGVVDLTDADVAELLDAEVVLVAEYGTPTDVDETLAAARRLGDRLAGVLFNRVADAAYDEVESLVAPFLEGKGIPVLGVLPRESELAGVSVADLAGELGAELLTDVPTDGVVERFLVGAMSGEEALRFFRRTKDAAVVTGGDRSDIHTAALEAPGVKCLVLTGGRRPPAAVLGTAAEKGVPILLCSADTLTTLERAEEVVRSGRTRDERTVEVMGDLLTDHADVDALLGVGEG
- a CDS encoding DUF7544 domain-containing protein — protein: MPSWYALAALSDARDATEDLLLPLDRGRWLRLALIALFVGVGGGVPSGGGNTSVPSGSEMPSDVSPPSMPDVGSAVAIVAGLVLLVVALFLLWSLVGAVMEFVLVRGLRDREVSIRGPFSEEFRPGLRLFAFRLAVGLVTLLLLAVPFLLVLLGGIGLSPILLVLFVPLLVLFVVVGIATSVFLGLTTDFVVPTMLVEDRGVVDAWRRIWPTIRAEWKQVALYVVAKFVLGIAVSIAVSIVVLLAAVVVAIPFALVGGALLLALSAGGAGHVVWVVVVPLVILFVLALIVVSLLVQVPVLTFVRYYSLSVLGMLVPELDLVGVDRPDEDGSDGEDDGDDDGSDGDDGDEDGSDGDDGRTDGDDGGDDDGTDDEGTDDDGGDAVDEGTTDRGVGA
- a CDS encoding M24 family metallopeptidase, coding for MTTPFERRTRRAQSRLRALGADALALSPGRDLYYLSGVDAERSDRLTLLVVPADGDPTFVVPGLEAGPVRAATWVDDVRTWADETGPDPVLDPLLDTLSPSRVLLADRMWAAVAHSLRERLPEASFGLASEVLAPLRRRKDDAELDALRAAAGAADATMEDVRALGVDAVGRTEADLAAFVEDRLAAHGGTGVAFDTIVAAGPNGADPHHASGDREIRPGDPVVLDFGTRVDGYVSDQTRTVVFDGDPPAAFEDVHRVVREAQAAGVDAVEPGASTGAVDRAARSVVEAAGYGDRFVHRTGHGVGLDVHESPDVVAGGDVELEPGMVFSVEPGVYLPDRFGVRIEDLVVVTESGAERLNRTDRGWRP